Sequence from the Myxococcus virescens genome:
CCGGACGAGGACGAAGGAGTTGTGGTTGCCCGTGAATTCCCGGGCCAACTCGTGCGCCTCGGGTCCCTCCTCGACACGCTCCTTTTCTTCGAGGGGAGCAGGCAGACCATGGGCCAACCGGACGGCCACCACGTAACCTGGGGCAAAGCAGCGAACCTCTCGCACGCCGGACCCGGCTGCGGAGTTCGCCGTCCCCTCCCGCGCCGAGAAATGCGACGCAGGCAGATGGATTCCTGAATGAAGGTTCCGCCGCATTCCCAATGGGAAGAGCCCACCGGGCGGCATCTCCGTCTCCGTGAGGGCATAGCAGTTGATAGGCCGGAAGCGAGTATCCCCGTGATCGAACGGATATGCGACCGTGCGCATCACGTTGGTTTCGAGAAAACCAGACGGGACGACGGTGGGACGGAGCGAGTAGAGAAAGGCTCCGCCCTTGTGCTCGTCGTGGCGGTAGTCCATGAACAAGTCGTCAGGCACCGCGCTATAGGTGTTCTCCTCGAACAGCTTGCGGGCACGAATCAGGACTACGGGCGCCTGCGCATTCTCCCAGTCGCCTCTGCGTACCCGGATGAGATCGTGCTCACCCGTGACCTGCTTCTTGGCGATTGCATTCAGATCCGTTCCATCCCTCGATCCCGATTCTGGAGGGAAGAAGAGACCGCTTCCTTTCTTGTCACCAATCTTGTTGTTCTGTGTCGCCGGATCAGCAACCACCAGCCAGAGATGACGTCCGGAAGCATCCACCAGCCAAGCGAATCCGACAATCAGAACAAGATGAATGGGCTCAGTCTTATTCGCAGAGAATCCCGAATAAAAGATGACCGGGTTATTGGCGGCAAGCGCCTGGAGAATCAGCGATAATTCCCCCTCAATCAAATTCGGATCGTTCGCAATTCTCGCCGCCTTCCTGCGCCGGTCATCAAGTGAGCATGGCAGAACATGGCCGTATGCAAACCCAAGCACCTTGGAGGCACTGTAATCACCCGCCTCGAACGCATGCTTGTCCTCCATTCCGAACTGCGGAGGAGACACACTCGAGATAGGAACAGGAACAGGGCTGCGATTCGAGACCGAATACCCACCCAGATTGGCATTGAAGGGTGGGGCTGTGGGCTTCGTATGGAACGCTCGCTGCCCACCCGGATATCGCAGATCCACAAACTGCCCCGGCTTGCCTCCGTCCCAGTGCGTCACGAAGCGAGAAGTAAAATCGCCCCCTTGAACCACTTGGTAGTAGTTATAGGCCATTGCACTGGCTGTCCGCCCACACCAATCCCCCGGCCCTTTCGGGTAATGCTGCCCGAGCAATGGGACCTTCAAGATATGATATTCGTCCAGCGCAGACAAAAGCCGCCCTGGGAACTCATAGTCCCACAAGGCCGGATATCGATTTTTCCGAGACACAACGCGCTCCCCCATGAGTGCGTTCACTCAATCCATCTCTGTGCACTCCCCCAGTGCGCCAGATCAATTCCTTGCTTCAAACATCTCGACGGCGGCTCAAAGCCTTGACCAACCCTGCGTCAGGGACCACCTTCCCGACACTCCCCTCCCGTATCGGGATACTTCGAAAGCGCATATGTATAAGCGGCCTTTCCCAAGAACGCGATGTCCGCTCCGGGCTCCGGCAGTTTGAAGCGCTCTTGACGCGCGTGCCGCCCGTAAAAGTCTTCGAGCGTCAGGTCGAGGCTGCTCTCACTCTTCGATGCAGCCGTCACCCAATACCGCTCCAAGCCGCCACCCGGTCCCTCGATGACGACGAGCACCCGCCCATGAATGTCACGCCTCAACAACAGCTTGTAGGGTCTCTTGAGGCAAGCGTTCCATCGCATCCTGGGAACGCCATCCTCACTCTCCAATGACAGCAACGCCCACTCAGAGGAAATTTCCGCAACGCCCTGTGCCGCAGCCTCGCTCAACACATATCGCCCGAAGGCTGGCCACAACTCGTTCTTCGAAGGCATTGCGGCCTCGGAGAAGAGAGCCCTATCGAGGGAATGGGTGATTGCGGAGGTGTTCTCCTCCAGAACCTCACCCTGAACATGAACCTCCTGAGTCCTCTCGAAGTGCTTGTTGTCGAATCGGAACCGACCCCGGTAGACCGTCAAGGTCTCCGCCGTGCCAAACGCGATGACAAACAGATTCTTCTTCGTCTCGGCCCGAACCTTGACGCCGTCGACGAAGAGCGCGCTCGTACCCCCGAGGCACCGAGCCGGATCATCCACCGTGCAGTCGAACTCGAACGGCCTCCGCAGGCTCGGTTTCTTCAGCCGCGCGACGGCCTCCAGATTGCGCTCGAAGAACAACGTCGCCAGCGCTTTCTGGAGGCCGGCGTCCTCTGGAGCCAGCGTGGCGGCACGCAGGGCGCTCTCCTCTCGCTGTAGCAACGTCCGCTTCGGGTCCTTGGCCTCCGCGGCGAGCTTCTCCACCGAGGGCTTCTCGGGGCCCAGAAACGCCCCCACCACGAAGCCTTCCGCCTCTCCGCAGCGCACCCGGGCCCAGCCCCCCTTGAGGGACTCCAGCGTTCGGCACTCCGTCCCGATGGGCAGCTTCTGGAGGATCTCCGCCGTCTTGCCGGCTTCCTTCCGCAGATTCACCGAGGAACCCAGCACGTATGCCGGCGGCGGCTCTCCCCCAGCGGCGGCCACCAGCAGACCTAGCAGCATCGTCTTCATGCCCTGTACCCTTCCCCCTCGGTTGAAGACACTCGCATGCCAGTCCGACGCAGATTCATGAGGAGTTGTTCTACTCAGTGAGTCGAATAAGACCGCGACGTGGGCTTCCACACCACCCCATCAACAAGGGAGACTACGCAGCGACGCTCCTTTCTTGGCAATTCAAGCACCATGCCGAAGACCTTTCTGCTGCTGGGACTGGGACTCGCCCTGTGGGCAAGGCCCGCTGCCTCTTCCGAGCCCACCCCTGCCGCCCCCTCTCCCACATGGCCCGCTCCGGGCGCGCCCCTCACCGTTTCCGAGGTCCGCTTCCCCAAGGACTTTGGAAAGCGACGCATCTACCTGGACGCGGGGCACGGCGAGGAGGGGAACACCGGCAACAAAGGCGTCACCTGCGAGGACGAGGAGACCTTTACCCTCCGAGTGGCGGAAGACCTGGCGAAGCGGCTGGAGGCAACCGGCCACTTCCAGGCGCGCCTGAGTCGCAGGCCGGGCGAGCGCGTCCCCTATCCCACCCGCGTCACCGCCGCCGAGCGGTGGCGCGCCCATGCCATGCTCAGCCTGCACTCCGACTCGCGTGGCACCGCCACGCCCTGGTCTCCAAATCCGGACCAGGAGTGCAACCGGCAGGACTCCGCCCCTGGCTTCACCGTGCTCTGGTCCGAGTCCGCGGAAGCCACCGCGCTCCTCCAGACTGGACGCGCGGGACTGGCCCGCGCCCTGGCGCGCAGGCTGGGCCAGGCGGGCTTCCCGCCCTATGACGGCGTGGACTACGAGGGGCTCTACGCCATCGACACCGCCCAGCCTGGCGTCTTCGTGGCCCGAGAGCCCACGCACAGGCAGATCTTCGTCCTGCGAAAGCCGCGCATCCCTTCCGTCATCATCGAGACCCACCATGCGCTCGACTTCGAGGAAGTCGCACGGTGGCGCGAGCAGCGGACGCTGGAAGCCTTCGCCGCCGCCGTGGCCCAGGGGCTCGTGGATGCGCTCGCGCCCGAAGCATCCCCCAAGCCACGCACAACCCGCCCCCGCTGAACCCGAGCCGCAGCGCCCCGTGACATGCCCCAGGCCATCCACCGGACCTCGTGGTGGATGGCCCGCCATTCATGGGTGAGCGGGCATCATGGCGCTGCCATTCAGGCGGAGTCCTCGCTCACCCCTCGCCTTGCTGTCCCGCCGCCTCGTGCCGCCCAGTGGCGGCGCCGACGTGTTCGACCAGGCGGCGCGCCAGCGTCTCCACCCGCGGCTCCCTGAGCACACTGTAGTGGTCCCCCGGAACGTCCTCCACGGTGAGGCCCGATAGCCCCCAGCGTGCCCACCCGTGGGACGGCTCCACCGCCTGGGAGCGTTGCGCATCCTTCGCACGCAGCAGCAGCACGGGGCACTGAACGGGACCGGGACGGTAGGCCGCCAACGCCCTCAGGTTCGCGCGAGTCACATCACGCCAGGCGCGGAGCGTTGACGCCTCGACCTCGGGAGGCAGCCACCCTGCCTGTCGCGCATGCTCGACGACGGCGGTGAATTGCGCCTCTTCGGTCAGGCCCGAGAGTGCCTCCGGACGCAGGGTGGACTCGGCACCTGCCGTCCGTGCCAGGTCCATGGCCATTCCCGCGAGCAACAACGCCGCATCGGGTTCCCGCGAGGGCGCATTCTCGCCGGGAGCGAAGCTGTCCAGCAGGACCAGGAGCGCCACGGACTGCCCCTGACGCTCCAGCTCTCGCGCCATCTCGAACGCCACCACCCCACCCAGGGACCAACCCCCCAGCACATAGGGGCCCTTGGGCTGACGCTCGCGCATTGCGTCAACGTAGCGGCGGGCGAGCGCCTCCACCTGTTCCAGTGGAGGCTCGCGTCCATCGAGCCCCGCGGCCTGGAATCCGTAGAGGGGCCGCTCGCGCCCCATGCTCCGAGCCAGCGCACGGTACGGCCCCACGGCGCCGCCAACGGCATGCACGAGGAACACAGGCGTGCCGGCACCTTCAGGCTGCAATGCCACACAGTCACGCGCGCCTGCTTCCGTGTCCGAACTCAGCAACCAGACCGCGAGCCGCAACACTGTCGGCGCCTCGAAGAGCGCGCGCAGCGGCATGTCCACGCCCAGCTCCGTGCGGACACGCGCCACGACTTGGGTTGCCAACAACGAATGGCCTCCCAGTTCGAAGAAGTCGTCATGAAGACCGACACGTGGCACGCCCAGCACCTCCGAGAAGATGCCCGCCAACACGCGCTCTGCGTCCGTGCGCGGCGTGACGAAGGTCTCGGCGGCAACGCGCGACCGCAGGTCTGTAGCAGCCAATGCCTTGCGGTCGACCTTGCCGTTGGGCGTCAGCGGCAGTGCCTCCAGCACCACCACCACCGACGGCACCATGTACTCCGGCAGCTTCTGCCTCACGTACTCCTTCAGCGCCCCTCCCTCTCCCCCCGGCGCCACCACGTACGCCTCCACCCGCTTCTCCTGCCCCTCTCCCCTCACCACCGCTGCCGCTTCCTTCACCTGCGCGTGCTGCTTCAGCGCCTCCTCCACCTCCCCCAACTCAATCCGGTAACCCCTCACCTTCACCTGCGCGTCCCGGCGCCCCAGAAACTCCAGCACCCCACCCTCCTGCCACCTCACCTCATCCCCCGTCCGGTACACCCGCTCCCCCTCCCCAAACGGCGACGGCACGAAGCGCTCCGCCGTCCACTCCGGCCTCCCCACGTACCCCTCCGCCAGCCCCTCCCCTCCCACGTACAACTCGCCCCTCACCCCCACCGGCACCGGACGCATTCCCTCGTCCAGCACGTACACCCGCGTATTCCCCACCGGCTTCC
This genomic interval carries:
- a CDS encoding non-ribosomal peptide synthetase: VEWAGQQVSYEALNRRANQLAHHLRGMGVGPEVRVGLCVERSLEWVVSALGILKAGGVYVPLDASYPLERLGWMKREAGVALLVAQEKLADEVAAGGELVVSVDTEWATQIARQPETNPEARVGGGNLAYVMFTSGSTGKPKGVAVPQRAVTRLVKGSGVADFGPEEVWLQLAPTGFDASTLEVWGALLHGGKLVVYPEGPLELEAVGRRLKEAGVTSLWLTAALFEQMQAYQPEALSGVRQVLAGGDVLSVGRVRERVRRGGILLNGYGPTEGTTFTTVHRVAEEDVGLTVPIGKPVGNTRVYVLDEGMRPVPVGVRGELYVGGEGLAEGYVGRPEWTAERFVPSPFGEGERVYRTGDEVRWQEGGVLEFLGRRDAQVKVRGYRIELGEVEEALKQHAQVKEAAAVVRGEGQEKRVEAYVVAPGGEGGALKEYVRQKLPEYMVPSVVVVLEALPLTPNGKVDRKALAATDLRSRVAAETFVTPRTDAERVLAGIFSEVLGVPRVGLHDDFFELGGHSLLATQVVARVRTELGVDMPLRALFEAPTVLRLAVWLLSSDTEAGARDCVALQPEGAGTPVFLVHAVGGAVGPYRALARSMGRERPLYGFQAAGLDGREPPLEQVEALARRYVDAMRERQPKGPYVLGGWSLGGVVAFEMARELERQGQSVALLVLLDSFAPGENAPSREPDAALLLAGMAMDLARTAGAESTLRPEALSGLTEEAQFTAVVEHARQAGWLPPEVEASTLRAWRDVTRANLRALAAYRPGPVQCPVLLLRAKDAQRSQAVEPSHGWARWGLSGLTVEDVPGDHYSVLREPRVETLARRLVEHVGAATGRHEAAGQQGEG
- a CDS encoding SH3 domain-containing protein, producing the protein MKTMLLGLLVAAAGGEPPPAYVLGSSVNLRKEAGKTAEILQKLPIGTECRTLESLKGGWARVRCGEAEGFVVGAFLGPEKPSVEKLAAEAKDPKRTLLQREESALRAATLAPEDAGLQKALATLFFERNLEAVARLKKPSLRRPFEFDCTVDDPARCLGGTSALFVDGVKVRAETKKNLFVIAFGTAETLTVYRGRFRFDNKHFERTQEVHVQGEVLEENTSAITHSLDRALFSEAAMPSKNELWPAFGRYVLSEAAAQGVAEISSEWALLSLESEDGVPRMRWNACLKRPYKLLLRRDIHGRVLVVIEGPGGGLERYWVTAASKSESSLDLTLEDFYGRHARQERFKLPEPGADIAFLGKAAYTYALSKYPDTGGECREGGP
- a CDS encoding N-acetylmuramoyl-L-alanine amidase family protein is translated as MPKTFLLLGLGLALWARPAASSEPTPAAPSPTWPAPGAPLTVSEVRFPKDFGKRRIYLDAGHGEEGNTGNKGVTCEDEETFTLRVAEDLAKRLEATGHFQARLSRRPGERVPYPTRVTAAERWRAHAMLSLHSDSRGTATPWSPNPDQECNRQDSAPGFTVLWSESAEATALLQTGRAGLARALARRLGQAGFPPYDGVDYEGLYAIDTAQPGVFVAREPTHRQIFVLRKPRIPSVIIETHHALDFEEVARWREQRTLEAFAAAVAQGLVDALAPEASPKPRTTRPR